A single window of Anaerocolumna chitinilytica DNA harbors:
- the mfd gene encoding transcription-repair coupling factor, which translates to MKTFINPLRELKEFNEIKDSIKLKNTPIQITGCIDSQKCHLIYGLGEEYSQKLIVTYNDLKAKEICEDYKLYDKNVYFYPSKDIIFYSADIHGNAIVRERLKILKRLLNKEPITVVTTVDGGMDRILPLEFLRKNIITLKEGEPCDLSKLQAALVHLGYEREAQVEGTGQFAVRGGILDIFPPAEECPYRIEFWGDEIDSIRSFDVDSQRSIERHEELSVFPAAEIILSDSRLAAGLKKLEEEKKSHVKKLRDQRKTEEAFRIQNIIDEFKENIESFQGSVGLDSYIRYFYEETVSFFEYFTRENSLVFLDEAVRIQERGEAVETEFREGMIGRIEKGYILPGQSDAVYSYKELLAGLNQKNLLLLSTMDMRIPSFTVKRKWDMTVRSVNPYNNNFDILVQDLLKWKKSGYKVLLLSPSRTRAKRLSEDLREHELNAFYSEDMDRVIQKGEIMVAGGNLHKGFEYPLINLVVISESDIFGAEKKKKKKVREYDGNKIQSFADLNIGDYVVHENHGLGIYRGIEKIEVDKVIKDYIKIEYGGGGVLYILATGLDVIQKYAGADAGKHKLNKLNSVEWKNTKTKVKSAVKEIAKELVELYAKRQQKEGYAFNTDTVWQNEFEEMFPYEETDDQLRAIEETKRDMESNKIMDRLVCGDVGYGKTEIAIRAAFKAVADGKQVVVLVPTTILAQQHYNTFVQRMMDFPVSIDMLSRFKTPAQQKSVIERVKKGSLDILIGTHRVLSKDIQFKNLGLLIVDEEQRFGVTHKEKIKQIKGDVDVLTLTATPIPRTLHMSLIGIRDMSVLTEPPVDRMPIQTFVLEHNEEIIREAIHRELARDGQVYYVYNRVNGIDEVAAKIANLVPEANVSFAHGQMSERELERIMFSFINGEIDVLVSTTIIETGLDISNVNTMIIDDADRLGLSQLYQLRGRVGRSNRTSYAFLMYRRDKMLKEIAEKRLQAIKEFTELGSGFKIAMRDLEIRGAGNLLGAQQSGHMEAVGYDLYCKMLNDAIKSMKGEISEEETFETAVDMDVDAYIPATYIKNEFQKLDVYKRIADINTEEDFLDMQEELVDRFGDMPSSVNNLLNIAHIRSIAHSVYVTSLVYKGEEIKFVMFPKAKLAVERIPELVKRNEPFFKLIPETNPYFLYSIKKPQGKGKLDALSVFELIKKILEDLKLLLETE; encoded by the coding sequence TTGAAAACCTTTATTAACCCATTGAGGGAACTGAAAGAATTTAACGAAATAAAGGATAGTATAAAACTGAAAAATACCCCCATTCAGATAACCGGGTGTATTGATTCACAGAAATGCCACCTCATCTATGGTCTGGGAGAGGAGTACTCCCAAAAACTGATTGTTACCTATAATGATTTAAAGGCAAAAGAAATTTGCGAAGATTATAAGCTCTATGATAAAAATGTTTATTTCTATCCTTCGAAGGATATTATTTTCTATAGTGCAGATATTCATGGTAATGCCATTGTCAGAGAAAGACTTAAGATATTAAAGAGATTATTGAACAAGGAACCGATTACCGTAGTAACCACCGTAGACGGCGGAATGGATAGAATACTTCCTTTGGAGTTCTTAAGAAAAAATATCATCACCCTAAAGGAAGGAGAGCCCTGCGATTTATCAAAGCTGCAGGCGGCTTTAGTTCACCTTGGCTATGAGAGAGAAGCACAGGTGGAAGGCACAGGCCAATTTGCTGTAAGAGGAGGAATTCTTGATATCTTTCCCCCTGCGGAGGAATGCCCTTACCGTATCGAGTTCTGGGGGGATGAAATTGATTCCATCCGCTCCTTTGACGTGGATAGCCAGCGTTCTATTGAACGTCATGAGGAGCTTTCAGTATTTCCTGCAGCAGAGATTATCTTAAGTGATTCAAGGCTGGCAGCAGGACTTAAAAAACTGGAGGAAGAGAAGAAATCCCATGTTAAGAAATTAAGAGATCAGAGAAAGACAGAAGAAGCCTTTCGCATTCAGAATATTATAGATGAGTTTAAAGAGAACATAGAGAGCTTTCAGGGGTCTGTGGGGCTTGACAGCTATATTCGCTATTTCTATGAGGAAACCGTATCCTTTTTTGAGTATTTTACCAGGGAAAATTCTTTGGTATTCTTGGATGAGGCCGTAAGAATTCAAGAGAGAGGCGAGGCTGTTGAAACCGAGTTTCGGGAAGGTATGATAGGAAGAATTGAAAAAGGTTATATTCTTCCCGGTCAGAGCGATGCCGTATATAGCTACAAAGAGCTATTAGCAGGCTTAAATCAAAAGAATCTTCTGCTACTTAGCACCATGGATATGAGGATTCCTTCCTTTACGGTTAAGAGAAAATGGGATATGACGGTTCGTTCTGTCAATCCCTATAATAACAATTTTGACATTCTGGTGCAGGATTTGCTGAAATGGAAGAAGAGCGGATATAAGGTCTTGCTGCTTTCGCCCTCCAGAACCAGGGCAAAACGTCTGTCTGAGGACTTAAGAGAGCATGAACTGAATGCCTTTTACAGTGAAGACATGGACAGGGTCATTCAAAAAGGTGAGATTATGGTAGCAGGGGGGAACCTTCACAAAGGATTTGAATACCCCCTTATTAACCTTGTTGTTATTTCTGAAAGCGATATCTTTGGTGCCGAGAAGAAGAAAAAGAAAAAGGTCAGAGAGTATGACGGAAATAAGATTCAAAGCTTTGCGGACCTTAATATTGGTGATTATGTAGTCCATGAAAATCACGGCCTTGGAATATACAGAGGTATCGAGAAAATAGAAGTTGACAAGGTGATAAAAGATTATATTAAGATTGAGTACGGCGGAGGCGGTGTTCTCTATATTCTTGCCACAGGTCTTGACGTTATCCAAAAATATGCCGGTGCGGATGCGGGAAAACACAAGCTGAATAAGTTGAATTCCGTGGAATGGAAGAATACCAAGACGAAGGTAAAGAGTGCCGTAAAAGAGATTGCCAAGGAACTGGTTGAGTTATATGCCAAGCGGCAGCAGAAGGAGGGATATGCCTTTAATACAGATACCGTATGGCAGAATGAATTTGAAGAAATGTTCCCCTATGAAGAAACGGATGATCAGTTAAGAGCTATTGAAGAGACCAAGAGGGACATGGAAAGCAATAAGATAATGGATAGGCTTGTTTGCGGAGATGTAGGCTATGGTAAAACAGAAATCGCCATAAGAGCTGCCTTTAAAGCAGTTGCGGATGGGAAACAGGTGGTGGTTTTAGTTCCTACAACCATATTAGCCCAGCAGCACTATAATACCTTTGTCCAGAGAATGATGGACTTCCCTGTAAGTATAGATATGCTCTCCCGCTTTAAGACTCCTGCCCAGCAGAAATCTGTCATAGAAAGAGTGAAAAAAGGAAGCCTTGATATACTTATCGGAACCCATAGAGTTCTATCAAAGGATATTCAGTTTAAAAACTTAGGTCTTTTAATAGTAGACGAGGAGCAGCGCTTTGGTGTTACTCATAAAGAGAAAATTAAGCAGATAAAGGGAGATGTGGATGTCCTTACACTGACTGCCACTCCTATTCCAAGAACTCTCCATATGAGCCTGATCGGTATCCGTGATATGAGTGTCCTGACAGAACCTCCGGTAGACAGAATGCCCATTCAGACCTTTGTCTTAGAGCATAATGAGGAAATAATCAGAGAAGCTATCCACCGAGAGCTGGCAAGGGACGGACAGGTTTACTATGTGTATAACCGTGTTAACGGCATTGATGAAGTAGCTGCCAAGATTGCCAATCTGGTGCCGGAAGCCAATGTATCCTTTGCCCATGGACAGATGAGTGAAAGAGAATTAGAGCGTATTATGTTCAGCTTTATCAATGGAGAAATAGACGTATTGGTATCTACTACAATTATTGAAACCGGCCTTGATATCTCCAATGTAAATACTATGATTATTGATGATGCAGACCGGCTTGGACTATCCCAGCTCTATCAGTTAAGAGGAAGGGTAGGCAGAAGCAACCGTACCTCCTATGCATTTTTAATGTACCGAAGGGATAAGATGCTAAAGGAAATTGCGGAGAAAAGGCTTCAAGCTATTAAGGAATTCACTGAGCTTGGCTCCGGCTTTAAGATAGCAATGAGAGACTTAGAAATCAGAGGCGCAGGTAATCTTTTAGGAGCCCAGCAGAGCGGTCACATGGAAGCAGTAGGTTATGATCTATACTGTAAGATGCTCAATGATGCCATAAAATCCATGAAAGGTGAGATTTCAGAGGAGGAGACTTTTGAAACAGCCGTAGACATGGATGTAGATGCTTATATCCCTGCTACCTATATTAAAAATGAATTTCAGAAACTGGATGTATATAAGAGAATTGCAGATATTAATACGGAAGAGGATTTCCTTGATATGCAGGAAGAGCTGGTAGACCGCTTTGGCGACATGCCTTCCAGTGTAAATAATCTTTTAAATATCGCCCACATCAGGTCCATCGCCCACAGTGTTTATGTAACTTCACTGGTTTATAAAGGGGAGGAAATCAAGTTTGTAATGTTTCCTAAGGCAAAGCTGGCAGTAGAAAGGATACCGGAACTAGTTAAGAGGAATGAACCTTTCTTCAAGCTGATACCTGAAACGAATCCATATTTTCTCTATTCCATTAAGAAACCACAGGGTAAGGGAAAGCTGGATGCATTAAGTGTATTTGAACTGATAAAGAAGATTTTAGAGGACTTGAAGCTGTTGCTTGAAACCGAATAA
- the pth gene encoding aminoacyl-tRNA hydrolase, translated as MYIIVGLGNPTREYQATRHNIGFDAITRISDEYRIPLDFKKHKALCGKGMIAGEKVVLAQPQTYMNLSGESVRELKDFYKVEPENIIIIYDDISLEPGKLRLRTKGSAGGHNGIKSIIAHLGTENFPRIRIGVGDKPSGWDLADYVLSRFPSDEQPIIREALGKTSEAVRAILTEGMEAAMNLYNRK; from the coding sequence ATGTACATTATAGTAGGACTTGGAAATCCAACCAGAGAGTATCAGGCAACACGCCACAATATTGGATTTGACGCCATAACAAGAATTTCTGATGAATATAGAATACCGCTGGATTTCAAAAAACATAAAGCACTATGCGGAAAAGGTATGATAGCTGGGGAGAAGGTGGTGCTGGCGCAGCCTCAGACCTATATGAACCTTAGCGGAGAGAGCGTAAGGGAGTTAAAAGATTTTTATAAGGTGGAACCAGAAAATATTATTATTATTTATGATGACATCAGCTTAGAGCCCGGTAAGCTGCGTTTGCGTACCAAAGGAAGTGCCGGAGGGCATAATGGGATTAAGAGCATCATTGCACACCTTGGAACAGAGAATTTCCCAAGAATCCGGATAGGTGTCGGTGATAAACCGTCCGGCTGGGACTTGGCGGATTATGTACTGTCCAGGTTTCCGAGTGATGAGCAGCCTATCATCAGAGAAGCTCTAGGGAAGACTTCCGAGGCAGTAAGGGCCATTCTGACAGAGGGAATGGAAGCGGCTATGAATCTATATAACAGAAAATAA
- a CDS encoding transglutaminase domain-containing protein, with product MRKITKTLLWIGIIAFVLFGVNFRYHISSNVSMGVLSEKPDNEDFVLQVREAMLNGDEKKVVTYKGNVKSMEWFTEDVIDQVYAIDDKSTSDDYDYLKYKVNSIYAHIVGIGSKLTVTYEFKYNEDYEETKLVDETVKHLFKKWQIDNLSDFEKIKKIHDYIINNASYDTSAKNYSAYDNLIGKSSTCQGYMSIAYKMFTEAGIPCRIITGTGNDDSHGWDIVKLNGLWYNIDCTWDDPLTRSKKNLLLYEYFLKSDKDFTGHIRDKEFNTLQFYEAYKMAPTSYEWE from the coding sequence ATGCGAAAAATTACTAAAACCTTATTGTGGATTGGAATTATTGCATTTGTGCTGTTTGGGGTTAATTTTCGTTATCATATCAGCAGTAATGTAAGTATGGGAGTTTTGAGTGAGAAACCGGATAATGAGGATTTTGTCCTGCAGGTAAGAGAAGCAATGCTAAATGGGGATGAGAAGAAAGTAGTTACCTATAAGGGTAACGTTAAAAGCATGGAATGGTTTACCGAAGATGTGATCGACCAGGTATATGCTATAGATGATAAAAGTACTTCCGATGATTACGATTACTTAAAGTACAAAGTAAACAGCATTTATGCCCATATAGTAGGAATTGGCAGCAAGCTTACAGTGACCTATGAGTTTAAATATAACGAGGATTATGAAGAAACCAAATTGGTGGATGAAACTGTCAAACACCTTTTTAAAAAGTGGCAGATAGATAACCTAAGTGACTTTGAAAAAATAAAGAAGATTCATGACTATATTATAAATAACGCTTCCTACGACACAAGTGCTAAAAACTATTCGGCTTATGATAATCTTATCGGAAAAAGTTCCACCTGTCAGGGGTATATGAGTATTGCCTATAAAATGTTTACAGAAGCTGGAATTCCCTGCCGTATAATAACCGGCACCGGTAATGATGACAGCCATGGATGGGACATCGTAAAGCTTAACGGGCTTTGGTATAATATTGATTGTACCTGGGATGATCCTTTAACCAGAAGTAAAAAGAATCTGTTACTCTATGAGTATTTCCTGAAATCCGACAAGGACTTCACAGGGCATATCAGAGATAAAGAGTTTAATACCCTTCAATTTTATGAAGCCTATAAGATGGCTCCTACTTCTTATGAATGGGAATAA
- a CDS encoding class D beta-lactamase, translating into MKKNVLYIAIIFICISLIGCNKSNTSHTKSLDKDEVISATSKPEEVPNTNTQGKGLTGNENLPTADVMIEEVDYSDCFDGIKGCAVFWDSTDKLYSVYDKASCEERSSPCSSFKIISTLMGLDSGVIESADSTMNYNGTVYPNVEWNSNLNLKDAFQKSCIWYFRKVIDSIGKADVQKYLSHLEYGNADISEWNGSGINQLAGEKPAKDLNGFWLESSLQISPREQVEVLGKIFDGKSQFSQKNINILKEIMLVQKNKEVTIFGKTGTGKNTSTGNSDNAWFVGMFETKDQRYYFAVRLKDESRKDINGLKAKEIALAIINKYYLDKKKIYKKDYSIKIPRSWSLKNVNDYETDCYMKEKKIAVITELKDCKYSSTTSSIITNLLGMHAAIVGNTVEIQRQGYKLTKVNITYEQSAAEKIKKESSPSDELHYFYTNNKNIIIDFVVYDTELINNTDEIAESLIINY; encoded by the coding sequence ATGAAGAAAAATGTATTGTATATAGCTATAATTTTCATATGTATCAGCTTAATCGGGTGTAATAAGTCAAACACTTCACATACAAAGAGTTTGGATAAGGATGAAGTCATATCCGCTACCTCTAAACCGGAAGAGGTTCCCAATACTAACACACAAGGGAAGGGATTAACTGGTAATGAAAATTTACCTACAGCAGATGTAATGATAGAAGAAGTCGATTATAGCGATTGCTTTGATGGAATAAAAGGATGTGCAGTATTTTGGGACAGTACAGATAAATTATATAGTGTGTATGATAAGGCATCCTGTGAAGAGAGATCATCTCCCTGTTCTTCCTTTAAAATCATCTCAACTTTAATGGGGCTAGACAGTGGAGTTATAGAATCAGCAGATTCTACAATGAATTATAATGGGACAGTTTATCCAAACGTAGAATGGAATAGTAATTTGAATTTAAAAGATGCTTTTCAAAAATCCTGCATCTGGTATTTTAGAAAAGTCATTGACAGTATAGGAAAAGCAGATGTCCAAAAGTATCTCAGCCATTTGGAATATGGCAATGCGGATATCAGTGAATGGAACGGCAGTGGTATAAATCAGTTGGCAGGGGAGAAACCTGCAAAGGATTTGAATGGATTTTGGCTGGAATCCTCCTTGCAGATATCACCTAGAGAACAAGTAGAAGTTCTGGGAAAAATCTTTGATGGAAAAAGCCAATTCTCTCAAAAGAATATTAACATTCTAAAAGAGATAATGCTGGTGCAAAAGAATAAGGAAGTTACGATATTTGGGAAAACCGGTACCGGTAAAAATACAAGTACAGGTAACAGTGATAATGCATGGTTTGTTGGGATGTTTGAGACCAAAGATCAAAGATATTATTTTGCAGTACGCCTTAAGGATGAAAGCCGAAAAGATATAAATGGGTTAAAGGCAAAAGAAATAGCACTTGCTATAATTAATAAGTATTATCTGGATAAGAAAAAAATATATAAAAAAGATTATTCGATTAAAATACCCAGAAGCTGGAGCCTAAAGAATGTTAATGATTATGAAACCGACTGCTATATGAAAGAGAAAAAGATTGCAGTGATAACAGAATTAAAAGACTGCAAATATTCTTCAACCACATCTTCCATCATTACGAACCTGTTAGGCATGCATGCAGCCATTGTAGGGAATACAGTAGAAATTCAACGACAGGGTTATAAACTTACCAAAGTAAATATAACCTATGAACAATCTGCAGCTGAGAAAATAAAGAAAGAAAGCAGTCCATCTGATGAGCTGCATTATTTTTACACAAATAACAAAAATATAATTATAGACTTTGTTGTTTATGATACTGAACTTATAAATAACACGGACGAAATTGCTGAGTCACTTATAATTAATTACTAA